The genomic segment TCCTAGTTTTAGGGCTTTGGTAATTAGTTGATATGGTAAATCTATTCCTCCTATCAATTCTACCAAAATATCCCAATCATTATCTTGAAATAGAGCCTCAGGAGTATCTACAAATATGGTATTAGGGTGAGGAATAAGGGTTCTTGGTTTGTTTAGATTTTTTACTAATATTTTGGAGATAACAATTTCTTTTCCTGTTCGTTTTTTTATCCATTCTTTATTTTCTTTTAAAATTTTTGCTAGACCTGTACCTACAGTGCCAAATCCAGCTAGAGCAATTTTAACCACATTTTTCACTTATCTTTAGCCTCCTAATACCTTTTTTATTCCTCTGATTGCCTGATTAATTCTGTGTCTGTTTTCTACTAAAGCAAAGCGGACATGATCGTCTCCATAGGAACCAAAACCAAGGCCTGGAGCCACTGCTACTTTTGCTTCTGATAATAATAATTTAGAAAATTCTACTGAACCTAAGTGTTTAAATTCTTGAGGAATCTTAGCCCAGATGAACATGGTTGCTTTTGGTTTTGGTATTTCCCAACCAATTCTGGCTAAACCTTCTATAAGAGCATCTCTTCTGTCTTCATATACCTTAGTGATTTCTTGGACACATTCTTGGGGACCGTTAAGAGCAATAATAGAGGCTATTTGGATGGGCTGGAAAATACCATAGTCCAAATAACTTTTTATTCTAGTCAAAGCATGAATCATTTTGGGATTACCAACACAAAAACCTACTCTCCATCCTGCCATAGAATAACTTTTAGACATAGAAAAGAATTCAACACCAACGTCTTTTGCCCCTTTTGCTTGCAAAAAACTTGGGGCTTTGTATCCATCGAAACAAAGATCTGCATAGGCAAGGTCATGAATTACATACATCTTATGTTCTTTGGCAAAATCTACAATTTTTTGAAAAAAATCTAAATCAACAGTAGCTGTAGTAGGATTATGTGGATAACAGATGATAAGTAGTTTTGGTTGGGGCCAAGTTTGTTTGGTGGCTGTAAGAAGGTCTTCAAAAAAATCTCTATCAAGATCTATAGGAATGCGTCTTACGTCAGCTCCTGCAATAATAGCAGAATACGGATGAATTGGATAAGTCGGATCAGGAGCAAAAACTACTTCACCCGGACTAAGCATTGCTAAGGCCAGATGAGCTAACCCTTCTTTTGCGCCCA from the Desulfonauticus submarinus genome contains:
- the alaC gene encoding alanine transaminase, which codes for MSEFPRMHRLPPYVFAVVNDLKMQMRRQGEDIVDLGMGNPDIPTPKHIVDKLVEAAQKGVNHRYSASKGIPNLRKAICSWYKRRYDVDIDPESEAVVTMGAKEGLAHLALAMLSPGEVVFAPDPTYPIHPYSAIIAGADVRRIPIDLDRDFFEDLLTATKQTWPQPKLLIICYPHNPTTATVDLDFFQKIVDFAKEHKMYVIHDLAYADLCFDGYKAPSFLQAKGAKDVGVEFFSMSKSYSMAGWRVGFCVGNPKMIHALTRIKSYLDYGIFQPIQIASIIALNGPQECVQEITKVYEDRRDALIEGLARIGWEIPKPKATMFIWAKIPQEFKHLGSVEFSKLLLSEAKVAVAPGLGFGSYGDDHVRFALVENRHRINQAIRGIKKVLGG